The region CACTCTGACACAACGTAACCCCATTACGGGGTTGGTTGTCACGAGGTATGCGGTTGGTTGTCCCTATAGAGGTTCAATAGGATTTCAGTGATAAATTGGGATCTAAAAAGATAATGTGTAACTTTTTAGCTTTTTAAGCTAGAAACTGCAAATAAGTTTTaaggatagttcacctaaaaatgaaaattctgtcatcattcactcactctcatgcaTCCATCCTCCTTCATCCATCCAGATACGCTTGCTCCACCTCTACTTCCAACAGCCCATTTTTAAGAAAGTAATCTCTGTAATAGACTCTGGGGAAAACAAAGTTTCCAGTGGCAGAAACAGCAGCGGCGATTGTGACAAGTGTTCCCCTTTCAGCGGATGTGAGGCTGCCCACTTGTTTGTGGCCCTTCCGAGCCACAACTTTATTTGGCCTATGTACAGTGGTAACACCGGTCTCATCCATGTTCCAAATATCATTAGGCCCAAATTTGTACTTCTGCATGACCCTCTCCAAGTTGTCGAAGAACATGGCAACATTCTCCCTGTTGAAGCTTGAGGCCCGTGCCAAGCTTGTGGCCTCAGGTGATCGGATGGAGAGAGAAGGATGGCGCTTGATAAAGACACTGAACCAGTCAGCACTGGCTTGACTAGTGTCACTCCAGGACTGTGGAATTTTAATTTGCTGTGACACTGAAAACTGGTAAGCCAGACTGCACACTTCTTTGGGAGAGAGACCATAATAGATCTCAGAGGCCTTTATTATGTAATCTCTCAGCTGCTGTTCTTGGTGACCGTTGAAAATCTGGCGATTTTTTCTATAGCCAACTGGCACTGAGGAAGTGGTAGCTCCACCCTGGATGTCATCATTTGACATTTTCTGGCAGTAACGGGTCAATGTCCTGTAGTTAACGTATGCTTTTGCCTTCTAGCTTCACCTGCCTCACAGCCAAAAGCATAATGTCTGCTGGTGTTCTgcccctgtctgtctttctcttgaaGTTCCTGACCATTCTACCAACAAAGACACAATATATCACTGTCTGCACATTctcagttgaaaaaaaaactaattctaATACTTGAGGGGTTTTTTGTCACATGTGTCACAACCAACCCTGCAAGCTATGAGACAACCATCCCCAACTGACTTCTTGACAAACATGCTAAGCTAGCTGCCACATGGCTTTTACTTGATAGCTAAAATATGACTCAAAATAAAGCTActacttttggctttttaatgagtgttttgtttttgaatgactAATATCCTACAAGCtctcaacacaaaaacaacaccaacatgAAAATTTACTCTGAcccatgaaaataaaaaattgtctcCTCACCTCAATGTTTTGTGTCTACTCAGCAAAATTACAAGTGCAAATGAGTAAGCTATCAAAGGCTGACAGATTGATATCAAAATTTTACCACAGCGCCATCTAGTATGTCTGGAATAAGCAATGTGACAACCAACCCGTGAGACAACCAGCCCCGGTCTCCCCTACTATACGGCTGAATtccttgatttttatttaaatccccTCTCGATTCGGCACCCTAGCTACATAAAGGACACGTATGATTTTGTCCAAAAAGTGAAGGGATTAGAAATTCCAGAAAAGGTTCTCTTATTCACCATGGACATAGCCTTTATACAAACATTGTCATTGACattgtattttgtccaacgcagacgaaagctgatattgaggaaaattgagttgtagctgcctctctacattaccaAGGCTGCCAACTCTCACGCATTCAGCGTGAGACTCACGCAATTGACCCGATTCTCAcgctctcacgccacaccccttattctcacgccacacccccatattctcacgccacaccccttattctcacgccacaccccttattctcacgccacaccccttattctcacgccacaccccatattctcacaccacaccccttattctcacgccacacccccatattctcacgccacaccccatattctcacgccacaccccttattctcacgccacacccccatattctcacgccacaccccatattctcacgccacacccccatattctcacgccacaccccttattctcacgccacaccccatattctcacgcaacaccccatattctcacgccacaacCCCATATTCTCACATTCCACCCcttattctcacgccacaccccatattctcacgccacacccccatattctcacgcagactcgtgcagcagtgaggaaaaacaaatcGCACCGCATGATCTCGCAAAGCAACGTgcagagagaccagacagacagtgtagtgagttttttgtgacaattgtgagggaaatacacaatttattcccataaactgtgtagtcagccgttctccctcccatctgcaccgtgtgaattgtgaacacaggcaggtcagtgagttacagggcgCTCCGTGTCTCCGTCCAGTTTAGACTAAAGTTGGTGACATATTCACaggttggagtttcccgagtcaataactcctgagctaaacgctcttattacacaaataacacctcttttctatcgtagtaatgtagagacgcagctacaacacaattctCCTCAATATTCAGCTGGAATTTGCTTAGAGTTTTGAAAAGGTGTCCATACTCAGTTCGATCGAAGGCTTTATGCGCATCTAGTGAGATCACAATTTCTGGTGAGTGAATCGAATGTTTAGAGTATATTATGTTAAAGAGGCGACGTAAATTGTGAAAAGACTGCCTGCCCTTTACAAAGCCTGTCTGGTCAGGATGCACAATTTTTGGTACTATAGATTCCAATCTTAGGGAGAGAATCTTCgtaagtattttataatcacatcTCTGCTTTCTCATCCATTTTAGCCAGCAGTTCGTTTCTTAATGAATTTATTGCTTGACTGCCCCAAACTCGTGCTTTCCGCTGGTTCGTTAGCTTTACCAGCCTTCCTCAGGTCCGGCATCTTTATAAGCGGCTCAACTCgattaacagaataaaaaacaaaaatgatcacATTTTATCCATGCACACAGTGTCTGTATGGCTTCAAACAACGAAAAAAGTGTCTTGTTGACGAATTTTAAGGTTCATGTGGGAGAGCTCAGTTGGACACGTCTACATCCCTTCGAGGCCCAACCGGAAGTCCCCAAATAGggttttcattaaaattagGGTTCGGGATTTAGGGTTcaaggtcggtctaaattagggttccgacctcagacgacgcctaaggttatgtttagggctaaaagttagggcTAGGGCTCAAAAAGTTTGGGTTATGAGCGcactttaaatctctggttatgtttagggttgagaattaggtttagggttctaaACATTAGGGTAcgggtttagggtttagggttagggttaggcagGGGCGGTTTTAATGATGTTCAGTTATTCATTTCTAATTCTGTTTTCAGAGCTCTAAAGTGTCACACATTAACGTGACAGTCCCTCATgttggtcttttgtcacgctcccaccacacatcttatttctcacgcagaaaaacggactatttatcatatatttaataagctgcagcacccaaaatgtatcagtccgcaccgctgtctctatggaaccgggcaggaaccaagcgcatctcccctggagctcttagtcgagcctgacacttatcagccaatcaaaacaagaggctacacaatagccaatcagaaaatagcactattgtatctgggtaagatttaacgcaacaaccaaaaaaaaaacattcattagagagagtattttcgatggtcggtttgaacaaaacctcaacacgaaacagcttgtctctggacgggacattgtcctaaatcatgtccctaaaaatgtctgggcttgtgctgaactgttttatatgggagcaacattacaaattataaaggagtccaaaaaggcaaaaaacacacaataaataccaccagtcataatctctctctctcgctctctctcgctctctctcacacacaaacacactgaaaaatataaacacactgaagtgacactagatgcagaagagttttgtgggtttgtactgaagctttaatgtacacaggttgttttataacttgatagcgtgactatttcctgtaagtgaactctgtgctgattcagggtttaatttaacacaacGATGTTGGAGTGAAGTAAACATGTATCCTGCTGTAATCTGGAGAAGGAGACATGACCTCCAACATGAGTGTGTCTGGAAaacaggacttaaagaaagacaagaggtgacttacttttacattcaccagcaataaatacacaccgtcTCATGGGACACATCTGTATCTCTAAACACTCACTAGTTAACACAGGAACTCAACTTTgctttaaggtgtttaatagcagtgaatatatcactgatctgatctaagaacagtttagacaaatcattcactgagagaagagtaaaaaggaCTGTGTAATGTGGAGCATAAGAGCAGCATAGCTTTGTGTCAGTGAACTCTACAGGCTGTAAGACCCAGCTGAGTCAGTTAGCTGTGATTGGGACTCCTGATATCAGTGTAATTCCTGACTTATGAGGCCTGTCTCCTGTTTGAATAAGTGTACAGActggatctgaattaaaaagatggaattattggtgtttaatgatgaacacattgtttaacagtcctgagtattaattattgctgatatttctgttctagaatgatggagggaaagagatcagactcaccagaacccagctgtgtgtccatgaagagtgaccaGTCAATGGATCATCCATTAcacttcagagacagagacagttctactgatgtgaggtcagtatagtgaggtgttttacagcagtgttccacctgatcaaactcactcgtctcattatgaagcccttcatgagctttatcaggtgttgaagcagtaaaacactaaactgtgcagtgctgcagctctcggactggcagtgaggaaaagtgctttaagagttcagttcagtctgcagtccctgagctggagggtctgtggtgctacagaagaacatttacacatgggacattaatgacaatataaagattttattcatttattcaaacatttgtttctaaacatgttggtgtcagttaggaaatcctgaaatcagtgtattgtgttaagaggatagtgttaaatatctgtgtctgtatttattagtgtgtgatttgtgcagctatgaatacatatagtccatattacatgatgggttttgtttgttcacagaccacaaaaatcaaacatcagcacaAATCAGCTGGACTCTATAttcaaaaggtgtgtgtgttgtttttaaagtgtgtaatgtgtgtgttgtgatcccTTGTCATGTCTTGATGTGCAGCAGCATTAAGAGTAATCAGTTGTATGAGttttaaatgtgataataaaaatagacttttcttattttatcaaaagaagaaaagtctatttttattatcacatttaaaactcatggaacacaaagtcatcactctgataaagaaagagctgaagaggtttaggaagctcctgagtccagattacccagcatgcactgagagggaggtggaggatgaggaggatctgcACAGTGTCAGAGATGGAGCGCTGAAGATCACACTGCACgtcctgaagaacatgaaccacacagatctcgctaacacactgcacaacagtaagagctctgagtcatgactttattccatcagcttcactttagagagaggaaatagttttagatatgaacacttttagttttaaatgtaattttagtaTCATGTAAATCTGctgcttttctgttctgtttgtggTCCAGCTTGTGGTTACTCTGTACAATGGTTCTGTTCCTTCAGTAATATTTAGTACATCAATCAGGAATGAACAGAAGTGTTTGAAGGAATTTCCATcaaaattattaattactaaactagttattactttgtttattagaactcGCCTCTGTGTATCAGCCAAAGTTGAAGTCCAAGCTgagagagaagtttaaaagaattaatgaaggaatctcacagcatggaagctcagcacttctgaatgagatctacactgagctctacatcacagagggttggagtggagacgtcaataatgaacatgaggtgagacagattgaggcagcgtccaggagaccagcaacacaggagaaacccatcaaatgtaatgagatctttaaagacaagtccatcagaactgtgctgactaaaggagttgctggaattggaaaaacagtctctgtgcagaagttcattctggactgggctgaaggagaagtaaatcaggacgtcaccttcatgtttccacttccctttagagagctgaatctgatgaagcagcaaaatctcagtctgatgaaacttcttcatcactttttcccagaaataagaaaactagAATCAATAGACTGTGACTTCTACAAAGTGGTGTTGATTTTTGATGGTCTGCATGAGTGTCGACTTCCTCTAAATTTCCAGAAGAATGAGAgattgtgtgatgtgacagagtcagcctcagtgGATGTACTGCTGACGAACCTCATcaaggggaatctgcttccctctgctctcctctggataaccacaagaccaggagcagccaatcagatccctcaaggccttacagagtgagaatggacacctggacctgttcctccacttccttctgggtctctcactggagACCAATCAAACTCTTTTACGAGACTTAAtgccacagacaggaagcagatctcacagcaaacaggaaacgGTGAAGTACATCAAGGAGAAGATCAGGGAGAATCCAtctccagagaaatccatcaatctgttccactgtctgaatgaactgaatgatcatTCTCTAGTGCAGGAAGTACAAACTTACCTGAACAGAGGAGGTTACAGTCGTCTCAGTGGAACCAGACTCTCTCCTGCTCAGTGGtcagctctggtgtttgtgttactgacctCAGAACAGGAGCTGGATGTGTTTGATTTGAGGAAATATGATCCATCACATGAATGTCTTCTGAGGCTGCTGCCAGTGGTCAAAGCCTCCAGAAAAGCTgagtgagtatttttatttataactgtattactgcatggtttattattttaatgtaacactgaactgcactgtttggattaatgttagttaatagttcctctaatcatctttaaacaaacctctggtacttttacagaagattgtttcactttttacactaacatgttatatctgaactgagggctgggccacatggacaaaatcttataacatcatatgaggcattttatagcttttatatatgAAGCATGAAAATTCTCTAAAACCTATGAAAAAATATCTCTACAAAATAACTGCATGCATTTAAGaactaaagacatttctgaactaaacaccagtgaaagactttttcttttctgtttattttgaaagtgacatttaacaaaactctcacagatgagaaaaacatcagactgacaaaatgggatcaatatggatagaaaatataaaaagtaaatattaaaacactctaATGTCCTTCAAGTATCTCTTTATGTTGAAGTTCCTcatcttttgttgtgtgtgacacagtgttgtggggagattcactctgtcatggcttttttcctcaattgttctttctaataaaaataaaacataaatgctttttaaaaatttaacccaatacgaaggaaaaacaaaagtctccttCAGTCTGCACTACTGCTAAACTTTACCAAGGACTGAGcttgtggtaaataaaacatcaatcatcattttGGACCTCGACACATTGGACAGACGAAGTgggaaaatgttcagctttatcTTCTTATTATGTTAGAAACAAGCTAGGCA is a window of Tachysurus vachellii isolate PV-2020 chromosome 3, HZAU_Pvac_v1, whole genome shotgun sequence DNA encoding:
- the LOC132843509 gene encoding NLR family CARD domain-containing protein 3-like; the encoded protein is MEHKVITLIKKELKRFRKLLSPDYPACTEREVEDEEDLHSVRDGALKITLHVLKNMNHTDLANTLHNKLASVYQPKLKSKLREKFKRINEGISQHGSSALLNEIYTELYITEGWSGDVNNEHEVRQIEAASRRPATQEKPIKCNEIFKDKSIRTVLTKGVAGIGKTVSVQKFILDWAEGEVNQDVTFMFPLPFRELNLMKQQNLSLMKLLHHFFPEIRKLESIDCDFYKVVLIFDGLHECRLPLNFQKNERLCDVTESASVDVLLTNLIKGNLLPSALLWITTRPGAANQIPQGLTE